A genome region from Phycisphaerae bacterium includes the following:
- a CDS encoding IS5/IS1182 family transposase, producing the protein ISWLRQFRRLRIRYDRRADIHTAFLTLGCALICWRRLKNGYF; encoded by the coding sequence GATCAGTTGGCTGCGCCAATTCCGACGCCTTCGAATTCGCTATGATCGTCGCGCTGACATCCATACGGCATTTCTCACACTGGGCTGCGCCTTGATCTGTTGGCGACGATTAAAGAATGGGTACTTTTAG